From the Equus asinus isolate D_3611 breed Donkey chromosome 9, EquAss-T2T_v2, whole genome shotgun sequence genome, the window TCCGACCCCGCCCTTCTTCCAAAATATACTTTTCTGATGTAATTTTGTGGTTGGTTTAAGTCAGGGAATTGGGTaggggggtgggaaggaggagaagcttTGCGTAGCCTGACAGTTGACTCCCTCAGTCTCCTTTCAGAGAGCCCAATTAGGGCCACATTCTGCGAAGGACGGCAGGCTCCCGGGTCTCAGGAATCGTAGAGGCTTGAGTGACATCTCCCACCGGATCTCTATTTAAAGGGAGCCTCTCTGGGCGCGGTGGGTGCGTTTCTGCAGgctagcccccccccccccccgacctgATTCCCCAGGCTGCTCTCAAACCGCAGCTTCCACAGCCTGATATTTTTAATGCGGACGGTTTGGAGACGCTGCCTTAATAggaattttgttttgatttttaggtGTTGAATCATAAAGCTGAATTGAAACTGCTTTTTGGACGCTCTCATTTGGGGGTCAGGAAGGAAATAGCTGTGAGTTCATAGCAGCAGCTTCGAGTTCCAAGTAGAGAAGGGTATTTCATTGATGAGGTACCTAAGGGAGAGAGCAAACTCGTCGTTTGAAACCTGATTTTTGTCTGTGGGTTTAGAAAGCTCCCATATCTTCTGCTCTCAAACTAAGTATTCCCACTAAACCTTTAATAAGACAGGAAAGATGGAAAATGGAGTGCCGAGACCTAACTTAcggttgtgattttttttgtaatGTAGGTTTGGCTAATTTTTTACAAATATGTACAAATACTGATATTTTCATAAGTAGATTAAATAATGACATTTCCTCTCCCTGGCTTTTTAGATCCTGAAATAGtcatttctaacttttttttttcccttaaattttcttttagtcATTACTTTTATTTCAGCCGAGCTCTCTGCACGCCCCAGCGTGGCTGagaattttgtatatatttgtatgtaattCTCATTTTAGCGGAAATCCAGCACTGTTTGGTCAACGCTGGCGATGTGGGGTGTGGCGTGTTTGAATGTTTCGAGAACAACTCTTGTGAGATACGGGGCTTACATGGGATTTGCATGACTTTTCTGCACAACGCTGGAAAATTTGATGCTCAGGTAAAACCACACAGAGCAAGAAGAACATTTGGGGTTAGCGGAGCATGACTGAAATGTTTGTTGGAAAGACTCTTTAACAGATTTCCTTCGTTGATCTTTGTGGTGTGCTTTAGTGCTTGCGAGAGACATTCTAGGACATTCTAAGTGTACAGCAGGATGCCAGAGCCTCCCTACTCCACTCCTGGGGTCTGCACTCTGGAGCTGTCCTGGAGGCTAAATCCTTCTCCACTCTCAAGCTGTGTCTACACTGGCAGAGGGGAATGGAGACCAACTTTAATAATCATCTGAGGATTCTTAGCAGAGAAGACAAGTCATAATAAATGACAGACATCTTCTAAGGGGACGCATTATGTCTGACCACCCAGACTGCAAGGCCCATGATGATGACAACAGTAGGTTGAGGGGGGGAAGGGCATGAACTCCAATTATACATTCCAAAAGCTATTTTCACCTAATAGGCAAGGATAGAGGACATAAAATTCATAGAAATTCATCATCTCGTGGTGGCTGTGTGGGCAGGCAACACAGTGGATAATTCAGGGCCTCCAGAAGAGCAGAATTTCTTCCTCCTAAATAGCAGACCATCCTCTCCCAACTTGAAAAGTCAAAATCCTGACTAAGTCCTGCAATtctgcgtgtttcttttgctctgtaTAATAAATACCGTCAGGGCCTGACCCATCTCGGTGATCCCAGGGTGGCAAGGATAAAGCCCAGTTGCTGTGTGGGGCAGGAACAGGACCAACAAGCAACCTTGTGGCTCCAGTGCTGGCAATCCAAATAGATTTCAGATGGCACACGCATTGGGCTCACCCTCTTCCTGCCCTTCCCAGCCCACATATTCAGGGTGAAGCACCCTGTTATAAGAAGGTATAGCCTTCCTCTCCCATTTCATCAGAGAGCGATGACAACGTCTGGATGAGCCCAACAGTTTAGGAGTGATTTATGAACGTCACCAGTCACCATCTACTGACATCCTGTAGAGAGCCTGACAAAGCAAGTCCTGGGAACCAGAAAGGGATGCGACCAGGCTGGCAGCCTACGCTACAGAGGATGTggggtggcaggaggggaaacagaagccagggaaggaaagaggtaGAGCGTTTGAACTCCTTGAGGCTCCCTAGTAAAGCATCCCTCCTGGATTAACTGGAATTAGGAAACGTAATGGGAAATCCGGAGGAAAGATGTGTGTTTAAAGGCATCCCACAGGATGGCAGGGGAGGATACCATCGCTGCAGCCCGCGCCTGcattcatcttcctcttcttctcaaCCAACAAGAGTTCGTTCGCAAGTTAGGAGCATCCCTTTCCAGTCGGTTCTCAGCACATAACTACTTAATAAATTGGCACACCCCACCCTCCATCCTATTTGGCTCCCACTGGAGACTCAGAGGAAAGGGGGCCACGAGGAGGTGGTTTTTCAGTGGACAGATGCAAACTGTAGCCATTTCAACTGCTTCTAAAGGAGAGAACCGAAGTAAATGTGCTGGCTGGCTTCCCACCTCCAACCCAAACCCCTTTACTTTCTCAACTCCGTTACTTCCGGGTCTGTCTAAAAACACAGGGACGACCTCTCCCACAACAGCTTGTTTCTATAGCGATGGAGGGTGCTGGGATCCCAGGGTAGGTATCCCACAATGCCTCTCTGCCCCGGGAGGTTGATAAGGGAGCTGACGGCCAGCTCGCCTCCACACCCCCAACAGCTGTCTCCTTTCTAGGATAAGAACAATCTAATGGAGTTGCCAGGAAAGAGAACTGTAGGCCAGATGTATGCCTGGCTGCCGCAGCGGCTCAAAGGCAGGGAGCACGGGGGAGGGGCTGTCCATTGGGCAGCTCAGACTCCAGATGCTGCCAGGCAGGGTGCCAGGCCGGCCTTTTAGAGGCAGTAATCCTAACAGTTTAAAGGAGTCAAATCGTTTtcaaaaagggaaagaatgcTCCTCcttaaaggagaggaggagatgagAGTCTGGGTTGGGGGCAGCGGGAGACACTGAGGCAGATGGGGGAGGCGAGGTTAGCACCCCATCTTGACGTGACTCGTGGaacagaagaaaaagggaaggtgTGAGATCTGGACAAGCAGGCACCTTCCACTTGGGAAAAACTCCTGCTGGGAACCACCACGGAGTCCTGGATTTATGTCTGGCCAAACTCCCCTTGTTCCAGACCAGTTGCCACCAAACAGCCAACCGTGGGCTGCCCCGAGGACAGACAGCCGCAGAAGCCCCAGGACAGGGAAACTAGTGCAAcagctggggaggaaggaggcagatTGTCAGTCTCCGGAAGTAACATCCTTTTTGGCCAAATGCCAGAGGTATCATGTCACTCTGGATGTACCTCCTGATGGAGCGTCGGCCTGTCACCTGCAAGGACATCAGTCTGAGGCGGGGTCTTGGGATTCAGCTGTCAGAAAAATCCTGTGTGAGCCCAGGATGGGTAAATGGCTAAGCGTGTAACAGGGCTTgtctcttctgcctctctctcccttctctgtcctctctcttctcagggcAAGTCATTCATCAAAGATGCCTTGAAGTGTAAGGCCCACGCTCTGCGGCACAGATTCGGTTGCATAAGCCGGAAGTGCCCCGCCATTAAGGAAATGGTGTTCCAGTTACAGCGGGAATGCTACCTCAAGCACGATCTGTGCTCTGCCGCCCAGGAGAACACGCGGGTGATGGTGGAGATCATTCACTTCAAGGACTTACTGCTGCACGAGTGAGTGCTGCCCCAcgcggctgggggagggggctcggCTTGCACAGGGGAAGGGGCGGCCCACAGCGGGGCTGGAGGAGAGTCCTACCCGGTTCGGTTCGAGGGACTCGTTTTTAGAGGTGGGACACTCCCGTCAAATGGGGAAGGTTGTGGTTTACCTCGGAAAGCTGCACTGACTCCCCAGGGAGTCCCTTTCCTGCTGGCCTTCAGGAAAAGTGAGAGAAATTTCCAGCGTCGGTTTCAGAATCATAAGCCATAGAAACGGGAAATCTTTTTTACACACGTGAAACATGTAGGATTCAGAATTACCCTTCGTGTTGCCCTCAGCCAAGGTCCCAGCAGCTCCCCATGTCTTCCAAGTAGCTGTGGAGGTGCTCCACACACAACCGCGAGCTGACAACGTTTGTTGGGCATTTACTAAGCGCCAGGCATTGAGCCAAGGGTCCTGGATGAATTTTCCACTTGAGCCTCACAGCAGCCCCGTGAGCTAGgtaccattttacagaagagaaaatggagctCGCTGAGATGAAGATCACACGGCGATGAGAGGCAGAGCCGGGACTGGGAGCCAGCAGTCCAGCTCCGGCACTTCCCTCTTCAACGCTGAGAGCAGTGGCTGTTTTCCTGCTTCCAGAAGCTCTCCTCTCCCTCCGAAGGTCCAGTTCCCATTCTCTGACACATTAATGCCCTGTCAGAGAAAATGTAAAGCAAATGTCAAAAACTTTAATCAGCTAAACACCTTTATGCCAAAGTGAGGAAATAGGAACTTACTTATTTGAAGACTTGCTATTCAATAATAAACCCAGGACATCtcattccttaaaaaaatccCACCTCTAGGAACCTAAATTTGGCAGAGTGGTAAAGCGTGTGGGTACATAAGTGCTCTAACATGAAGCCTGGCTGACAGCCCCTGAAGGTCACAATGGCCTCTTCCTCGGAGACGCAGGGCAGAAAGTAAGCCACCAGCTAAGCAGACCAGTACACGTCACTGCCACCTTGATGGCACCATTGGTCTTTCCACAGTGACTCAATGGGCCAAATCAATACGACGTTATGAACTCTTGCTCCTAGTTCTGCTATGGCCTGCCCCAAGCTATGTCACCAAACAGGCTATCCCACCACCCACACCACTGAGATCCTGGAGGACAGCAGCCATCACCTGTCACTTTCTGCTGGTGATGAGGTTCTAGGTATCTTGCCACGCCCCTGGTGCAGTGTTAGAAGGATAAGACACTGTGCGTCTCTGCAGGCAGCTCTTGCCAAGAGCAAAAGAACGTTGCCTTTTCCTTGAATTACACTAATgcctgataaaatattttttactcttcCAAATACCTGTAAAGAAACAACAGCAGCAATAACAACAGTGACGGTAGCTATCATTTTTTGAGTGGGGCAGGCCCTGGGCCAGAGACTTGCCCTGGGTCATCTCATTTATCCTTCCCAGCAACACTAGGAGATAGAGATTACTATCCCCACttaacagaggaggaaagtgaccCTCAGAGGGTAAAGATCTTGCTCTGAGATTTGATTCCTACTTTCCAGCTTGGGAATTGATATATATGACTGAAGCCAGTTGTCAGGAATAGACCTCAAGCTTCCTTGCTCCTGGCCTGCTCTGTCCCCATATGTggcagggttttcttttttctcagatatACCCCTGTTGCAGAAGGATATATGCAATGAATGCAATAAGGATATATGCTGTGAAATTCCCTTCCTTCAAGGTGCCCCTAGAAGAGGCAAATGGCCTGTGGATGAGAAACTCACTGTCCATTAGAGATAGTTTATTAGCCTCAAGAATAGGTGATGGGGCGCTAGTTTCTAAGCTCCTAGAGCCAAGAAGACTTTGTCTTTTTGAAGAAAAGTCTTTGGGAAAACTGaaggttttgaaattttttgtaCCCCCTGCAATTTAAAATGGGGTAAAGTGCTGCAGCTTTCTGGTGTCTCCTCCATGGAAACACAGGCCATGGGGCCATGAGacccttctttccaaagggcccCTCACATCATTTAGAATGAACACgtagcccccaccccagcctgctcTGGAAATGCAGGTGGCCCACGCCAAAGGGAAGCCTGggtctctcttttattttttttacttttttattttttttttgctgaggaagattagccctgagctaacatctgttgccaatcctcctattttttcttttttccttttttttttttttttttgcttgaggaagatttgccctgagctaacatctgtgctaatcttcccccactttatatgtgggttgccaccacagcatggctgactgtaggtctgcgtccaggatctgaacctgcaaacccaggccgctgaagcagagtgtgctgaacttaaccactatgccatggggccggtcccctgGGCCTCTTTTAAGAACACTcactggagctggcctggtggcacagcagttgagttcgcacattccgcttctccgCAGCCCCgcgttcactggttcggatcccaggtgcggacatgacaccacttggcaagcagccatgctgtggcaggcgtcccacatataaactagaggaagttgggcatggatgttagctcagggccagtcttcctcaccaaaaatggggaggattggtagtagttagctcagggctaatcttcctcaaaataaataaataaataaataaataaaagaacacttgCTATGGCTGCACACAAGTCCTCTCCCCACTGCTAAGGCAGCCCCTCTCGGCTGCTGGTCTCGCCTAACTCCAGCTCCCCACACCCTCCACTACCTTCCCTTCTGAGGCCACAACTACGCAGTGCATCAACTTGTACTTCAAGCTGAATTgcctgaattttttgtttttttaatgatcttAGCTGATTTTGGCACAAAGGATCCCATCAGTCCCCAAATATCAAGAAGACCATTTGAGAACGTGTGGCCTTAGTCACAGACAAGAAACTGAGAACCGAATTTGCTTTTCACTTTAGAGAGGAGGAAATCACAGTCACCCCAAAATCCACATCACCCCCCATCCTCAGCCCAACCCCTGTCCATGCTGACACACCCATATGCAGTTAGAGTGGCTCCCTTCAAGCTCTGCACCCCGCCTCGTTcccctcacccccccaccccaccttcacATCAACCGTCTTGGCCACCACACAGCCTGTCACTGGGTGCTGGCAGCCTCCAGGCACGTCCCCCtcgaaggattttttaaaatcctttagcCTTGCTGACACCCAGTTAAGGGAGCTGGGGTTTGTCATTAGACACGGGCTGAGCTTGCAGCCTGAGAAGGCACCACGCCAGCTTGAAACACAGCTCAGATTAACACACCCTCCCCACGGTTCACAGCTTTCTCCGCAGGAGAGAGCGCCAAGGGCAGAGGAGAGCGGGGGCTGGTCCAGCCTTCTCAGATCCGCCTTGGGGTTCTGCGAGCTCATGTGGCAGGCAGAATGCCCTGGGGAAGGCGGCCAGGGGGCAGTCCGTCCACTCCCAATAGTCCATTCCCCTCCCCTTACTCTGGGGAAAGAAACTTGAAGAGAAGCATCGGTTTAGTGTCCTGAAAAGACAGAGATTCTCGTTCTCAGCCACTGCCATTTGCTCATCTAGCCCCAGAGGAGTGGCAGGTCCCATCGGGGGCTGCAATCCTGACGCTGCGGCAGCAGATGCAGTCCGTGAGGCCGTCAGGAGCTAGTtctcaaaagatggaaacaaacaGGCACTGAGCGTTTCCCTGGTGTGGCCCCAGGATGACAAGTTTATCACTGTCGTTGTCACTCTAGGGGCCTGCCTTAGAGGGTTGCAGCACCCTGTCCATCAGCCATGCACAGactctctgactccaaaggcaTCAAGTAGGCCTTAAAAGGCAGCTTGATCTCTATCAGCCAGAACATTCCTCCATTGCACTGtcagcccagccccaggccttCCCAGCGCAGAAGCTTCCAAAAGCCACTTCCTCCCCGCATTTTTACATCTCTGAAATAAGGACAGTTCACTCAATTGCAACTTGAAGATTAATTCATAAAAATGGCAGTAAACGACTTCACAAGTCTTAAAACACAACCTGCCCTTCCTGTATCGCGACAACTGCCAGCTTGCAAAGAAAAGATTCAACGGGCGGTAACGCAGCCAGCCAGGTGGTCCAGGCTCACAGAGGAAAAAAGTCTTGCTCCTTCTTGTAAATGACCTCGTGGTCCAGAGTGATTTCCCTGCCCGTAGTGATGACCCAGAGCTGCGAGGCTCACGGTCAGATACATCCAGAAACTTTGCTAGCCGAGGACTGCTTAAGAATGCTGGTTAGCCTCATGAAACATTCCATACCCCCCTTGGGGCTTTTAAAAGGCCAGTGAGATATAAGAAAGGCTCAGTGAGCAGGCCATGAGAGCCCATTGCTGGGACACTCTTACCAGATGGActcataaatataaaaagcagGCACACTGCCCCCGCCTTGggcacacacccccacccccaggaggaAGGTTCCCACGAACGTGGTCATTCCTAGAGAACAGCCCAGGGCAGCTGGAATGGCCCGAGCAGCTGGCTCTCCCCGCCGGAACCAGGCGTGTTTCTTTCACAGACAGCTGGCTCTCGTTCTCCACACACAGCCCCTCGCGGCCAGCCGTCCCCTCAGCTCTGGGGAAGCCCAGCTTGGAAGAATAGGGATGCTTGGATAGCCCCACTCCCCAGCCTCAACTGCCGAGAACAAGAAGAGCTCCATGGGAAAGGACATCCCAGGGAGGCGGTCTTCCTCCCACCCACTCCACCTATTCCAGACTCCTCCAGGAACAGAGGGGAGTGCATCCAGTAACTTCCAAAAACGCCCTCTCCTCATGAGCCTAAACCAGGGGCAAACACAGACACTGGGAGAGTGGTTTCTTGGGAGCTTCACTTGGAGAAGGCTCACCCAGGATAGTGGCACCCTGCAAGGCcagccagccctgccaacaccacGGGCAAGGTGGCGAAGTGGGGCTCCCAAGCCCTGAATCTTCCATGGCTTCTCCTTCCCTGCCAAAAAGGCTCCTCAGTTTGGTATTTAAGGCCCTCCACCATTTGCCTCAATATTATTCCCTGGCCCCCAAGACCCAGCTCCACGCCTACTGAAACTCTCCTGGTTAGCATGCCCCACACAGGCCCCCGGCTCTCTTGCTCTCCTCGTTGTTCCCACAGCCGCCCTACGCAGCATTCCCTCCCCTGAGGCCCTTCCTTTTACCACAGGCACCTGTGAATTGTCACTGGCCTTTTTCCTCGTGATGGGCTCTGTCCCCGACCTCTCACTCTCCAGTGCGTGGCATGGAGCCTGGTACCTGGCCACCCAGTAAGTGGTAGTTGAGACCCGGATCCAAACAATATGGATAAAGGCTGGGTACTTCCAGAAAGCTCTTTCACTAAGCCAAGCCCAAGCAGAGCATTGGCCACTTCTGTCTTCCCTGGTGTTGTCCCTGCCCTCGGGGCCCCTTCGGGACTGGTTCCATTCTcgctctctctgctctccagacCCTACGTGGACCTGGTGAACCTGCTGCTGACCTGCGGGGAGGAGGTGAAGGAGGCCATCACCCACAGCGTGCAGGCTCAGTGCGAGCAGAGCTGGGGAAGCCTGTGCTCCATCCTGAGCTTCTGCACCTCAGCCATCCAGAGGCCCCCCACCGTGCCCCCCGAGCGCCGGCTCCAGGGGGACAGAGCCAGGCTCTCCAGGGCCCACCACGAGGAAGCGGGTCACCACCTCTCGGAACCCAGTAGTCAGGAGACCGGCCGAGGTGCCAAGGGCGAGCGAGGTAGCAAGAGCCACCCAAACACCCACACCCGGGGGAGAGCGGGCAGCCATGGGGCCCAGGGAACTTCTGGAAGCAGCGAGTGGGAGGACGAACAGTCTGAGTATTCCGATATCCGAAGGTGAAACGAAAAGCCTGGCCAGGAAATCTTTCCGCCACGCCGTCCATTTTCTTCTCTATGGACATTCCAAAACATTTGCCATTAAAGAGGGGGGATGTGGCTCGCAGGATTTGGTGAGGCTCGCAGACTTGATGAAGGTGTGTGTTAGTGGATGAACAGGTGAGGCGGAGACGCCCTGGGCAGCAACAAGGTCTCGGCTGTGCCCGGTGGGTTCCGCCCTTGCCCATCCTCAAGTGGGGCTGCCACGTGTCATCCCTGCAACTTTGTCTTCCTTCCACCTGCAGAGCCCTGGGCCCCGGGTCAGCGGCCTGCTGTTTACTCTGCTGTGGGGGAGGTGGAGCGGGGACGGCGCAGGTTAAGCGGCCCACCTGGGCTGGCCCACGCGCTTGGTGCCGGTCCCCACCCCCTAGCTCTGGTGCTGTCCTGGCGGAGAGCAGCCGGATTCTGGTCAGGCGTGGATGTGAAAATCTTGCGAATCAGGAGATGGGTGGCAAGGAGGCGGGACCGTGTGGGTGCTTGGTGCCAAACcaaaattcagtttcttgcaTGGGACTTCGAGGTTTGCAGCTGCTTGACAGGGGCGGGCGGGGGTTCTAAGTGTAATTTCTGAGCCATTGTTCTGTCTGGAGGCCCCTGTCTGAGGGAGTGGCCCCTGTGTGTTTGTACCTTAACCACTGCTTCAAGTCTcgatttcacttttttatttatcCAGTTACATCTGCATATCTGTCGTCTAAATAAATGGCTTTCAAATAAGGCAACTGGGTCATTAAAACCagctcaatggggaaaaaaaagccagCCCATCTTTTGGGGCTCATTTTTTAAGTGCTGTTTTAAAAGGAATCGACAACCAATGCAGCCGTCCACCTGACTGCCTGGCGTGGGCTTGGAGCCACTTAGGGCAAGCCCCACGCCTGGAGGACAATGCACACACAAGGAGTACGTTTGACACGTCCCTCAGCATCTCCTTATCTCCCCTGGACCCTCAGCCAAGATCGATAAAGCAGCATGCCCTGGACTCCGTGAGGCCAAGTTGGAAGGCTGCCTTCTCTGTGCTGGAGGATTGCaaaaggggagaggagaatggagacAACTCAGTAATTTCCATCAGGGAATGCCGACCTTTTACATCAATGGAGGAGACTGCCGAAAATCGCTGAGGGACGGGATATTCCAGATCCTGATTGGAAATTTAGCAACGAGGAAAGGAGTCAGAATGGACaaaggaaaggcagagaggagagacagaactGAAAATACCAGGAGACAAGGGCGAGGATTATAACAGAAAGTGTCAGCAGCGGATTTCTGGCGGTTACCTAAAAAGTTTCAGAGAgaggccttttcttttctttcctaatagGCTATCAGATTATCCTTCCTTGCAGCCAGTACTCAAATAGGAGCACAGGATTGCAAGGAGTGGACGGGTGTCCTGGGCCAGGTCCTTCTAGAGCAGGGGTTaacaaacttttcctgtaaaggtcCAGATAGCAAATACACTATTTTCAGTTTGGCCGGTCATATGGTTTCTGCCGCAGCTACTCATCTCTGCTGTTGGAGCATGCAGCAAATGCATGCAGGCAACACGTAACAAATAGGCCTGGCTCTGCTCCAACGAAATTTTATTTCACAAGTGCCCAACTGGATTTGGCTCTTGGTCtgagtttgctgacccctgttctagCGAGTGGTCAAAACGTATGCATCCTCCATTTGTATCAGCTCCTAGCTCTCCCTCAAACCAACGTGAGGACAGAGGGAAAGAAGCTAAATTTATCTACTCCAAAATGATTTGTTCCGAGGAATGCCTTACCCAAAACAGCTAGTATTTAGACACCCAAAATCTCATTGCCGTGGACATGGTGCTGGAAGGCCAGCTCCCCGATCTTTCATGATCCGTGTTGGAAAGAAACTGTCTGGGGCTTGGGGGGATGTGGGCGAAATGCTGGGAGAAGCACCTAGAAAGAACTGGAGCTGCAGGAAGCAGAGGAGATGGTGCCCTTAATCCAGCTCTGCCCGAGGAGGTAGGAGGACCGGTGTGGCAGCCTCTGCTATGGGAACCGAACGTAAGCCGTGGTTCTCTCCTGCACAGGCCACCGCAGCGCGTTGACCGTTTCACTCACATCACTCAAAAGCTGGAGCAGTAACATTCTCCCGCGTTGCTGGGTCAGCCGTTCATTTGTTCGCCAGCTCCTAGGCTGGATGTGTGAAAGGCatcacttttatattttcctcAGTGTAAATGTTGTATGTGTTCGCCTACTGACGTCCCGTTTTTTGCTTCGATTGTAACTATTTGTCATTTGTATTTATTATCTCAGTGTTTTCCCCCTGAGGCATAAAACTGCTTGCCGTGTTCATTTGAACCCCTTCACTGATCTCCATCGGATGCTTTTCATACTACCGGTTTGTTTCTTCTCACAAGTCAGGCAGATGTCATTTCAGTCTGGTTCCTAATGTTTTGAAGCATATGACAGTATTTATTGCTAAGATTCTTTTGCTCAAAACTGAGGAAAGTCCAAATTCCCCTAAGCGTTCATTTGTACCCTCTAAGCTGTAAGCGAAGTGGTCGTTAAAAATCGACCCTTGCCTTGGTCTTAATGCTTGATGCAGATTTACGCATGAGCCTTCCTTTGAGGAAGGATGTGGATTTCCAAATAAAGATACAATGTTTATTTTGAGCTTTGCATCTTAACAAGATGATCCAAACACCTCTCCTTTGTATCAATAAATAGCCCTGTTATTCTGAAATGAGAGGACTGAGTAGAGTGAAATGCTGACACccaaaactaaataaatagaaaacgcCAGCCCAGAACTGTAGTCA encodes:
- the STC2 gene encoding stanniocalcin-2 encodes the protein MCTERLGQFMTLALVLAAFDPARGTDATHPPEGPQDRGSQQKGRLSLQNTAEIQHCLVNAGDVGCGVFECFENNSCEIRGLHGICMTFLHNAGKFDAQGKSFIKDALKCKAHALRHRFGCISRKCPAIKEMVFQLQRECYLKHDLCSAAQENTRVMVEIIHFKDLLLHEPYVDLVNLLLTCGEEVKEAITHSVQAQCEQSWGSLCSILSFCTSAIQRPPTVPPERRLQGDRARLSRAHHEEAGHHLSEPSSQETGRGAKGERGSKSHPNTHTRGRAGSHGAQGTSGSSEWEDEQSEYSDIRR